ACGGTTCAGCCTCACCAGAGGGGTGCGTCCCACAAGCGCAGTGATGTCAGAAGCGATGGGCATGCGAGTCGGGCGACTTGGCTCCTTGACATCCATTCAATGAGCAGGGCAGCAGCTCACTGACCTTGGAGGAGACATCAATAGCAATCTGAATCGCCAGCGTAGGTAATGAAGAAGGACCTGAAGCGCGCCTCGGGCATCAAGCGAGCCGCCAAGTGATCCAGGAGGCCATGGATCAATCAGCCCGCATGCAAAAAAAAAGCCCCCTCGTTGAGGGGGCTCGTCAAGCTGATCAGGACGTGATCAGAACTTGAAGGTGGTCTTCACGAGACCGCCGAAGTTGGAGAAGGTGTCGTCGCGGTCGCCTTCGGGGTCGCCGGAAGGACCGAAACCACCGCTAAGAGCAGCGGTACCTTGACCCAGGGGACGGCTCAGGTAGAAGAGCGCGGGAGTCACAGAGATGTTGTCGGTGACTTGGAACTTGTACCACCATTCCCAGGCGTAGTTGCCATCGCCGATCCACTCGCTGCCTTCGAAATCGTCGTCGAAGTCAACGCCGGTGATGAAGGTGGACTGGCCAACAGCCATACCAGCAGAGTTGCCTTTCAGGAAGACATCAGACCACTGCAGACCCACATACCAGGACTGGGAGGTGGCGCTGTCAGCGAAGAGGCTGGCATCGTCGTCGATGTTGGTGGTGTTGATACCCCAACCGGTGCTGATGCTCGGGAACCAGCTAGCTGATTCAGGAGACCAGTAGGCGCTCAGACCGAAGGAGTTGGTGACACCCAGGCCAGCGAAGCTGACAGCGGAGGGAGTGGCATTGCCGCCGTAGATGCCAACACCGTTGTCGCCGGAAGCGTAGTTATACGCAGCAGCGATGCCCCAGTTGTCATCGGTGTAAGCGATCTGCACGGTGCCGTTGGAGGCTGCGCAGTCAGTGGCGATACCACCGCAGCTATCGATGAAGTCTTCACCGATGAACTCTTCGTCGTCTGAAGCGAAGAAGCTGTTGTCTTCAGGGTCGGAATTAAAGCCGTTAGCGCTGACGTAGTTAGCGCTGATGCTGAAGCCACCGCTTTCCCAGCTCAAGCCAGCACCTTGACCCAGGGTCAGGTTGTAAGTACCAGGAGCACCGGCGTAGGTGAAGAAGTCGAGGACGGTGTCAGCGGGGTAAGCGCTAGGCCACACAGCCAGCATGTCGTCCTGACGGACCAGACCACCCACGGTTGCAGTGAAGCTGTCGCCGATGGGGAACTGATACCAAACGCGGTTGATGGCCACGTTGTTGGGACCGTTGGGCTCTTCGAAAGCGGTCTCCATGGTGGTCATGCCGTTACCGAAAACGGACTGACCGAAGTTGCCAGCACGCAGCATGGTGCGCAGCAAGTCCTTACCCGTGAAGCTGGTGTCCAGGAACAGACGGGTGTCGTAGTTGAAGGTGGTGGCGCCGAATTCAGCTGCATATGCATCAGCTGCGTCATCAACGCTGCTGCTTGCAGTGGAAGCACCGATCACGAAGGTGGTTTGACCCTTCAGCTTGGTGGTGGTGGAGAACTGGGTTGCTTCCAGTTCGCCCACGCGGGCTTCCAGACCGTCCACACGGCCCTTGATGATGGCGAGTTCCTTTTCGAACTCCATCATCAGGCGCTTCAGCTCGTCGGTCACTTCGGTGACGCGGTCGAGACAAGCGTTCAACAGTGCGGCCGCTTCAAAGCGGGTCATCGCACGGTTGCCGCGGTAGGTGCCGTTGGGATAGCCAGCGACGCAGCCGTAGCGCTCGATCAGATTGCTCAGAGCCTGATAAGCCCAGTCCGTCGGATAGACGTCAGAGAACTGAGTGATGCTGGTGACCTGCTCGCCAGTCGAGGCGTAGTCGGCAACACCGGCAACGTTGACTTCAGTCGCACCGGCGGCCACAGGAGCCAGAAGGCCCAGGGCAGCGGGAGCAACCAGCAGTTGCTTGAAAAGTTTCATAGGAAAAGGGTCCTCACACAGACCGACGCATAGCGTCATATGCACCATGCTCGTGAGCCGACTTCGAATCCATCGGTCGTGTGACACAAGCAACCCTGGCTGGTATCAAGCGACACGCTGCAAAAAAGTTCGTGTTGATACAAAACAAACATCGGCATTGCCTGCTGTCAG
This region of Synechococcus sp. NOUM97013 genomic DNA includes:
- a CDS encoding iron uptake porin — protein: MKLFKQLLVAPAALGLLAPVAAGATEVNVAGVADYASTGEQVTSITQFSDVYPTDWAYQALSNLIERYGCVAGYPNGTYRGNRAMTRFEAAALLNACLDRVTEVTDELKRLMMEFEKELAIIKGRVDGLEARVGELEATQFSTTTKLKGQTTFVIGASTASSSVDDAADAYAAEFGATTFNYDTRLFLDTSFTGKDLLRTMLRAGNFGQSVFGNGMTTMETAFEEPNGPNNVAINRVWYQFPIGDSFTATVGGLVRQDDMLAVWPSAYPADTVLDFFTYAGAPGTYNLTLGQGAGLSWESGGFSISANYVSANGFNSDPEDNSFFASDDEEFIGEDFIDSCGGIATDCAASNGTVQIAYTDDNWGIAAAYNYASGDNGVGIYGGNATPSAVSFAGLGVTNSFGLSAYWSPESASWFPSISTGWGINTTNIDDDASLFADSATSQSWYVGLQWSDVFLKGNSAGMAVGQSTFITGVDFDDDFEGSEWIGDGNYAWEWWYKFQVTDNISVTPALFYLSRPLGQGTAALSGGFGPSGDPEGDRDDTFSNFGGLVKTTFKF